One window from the genome of Thermococcus siculi encodes:
- a CDS encoding AMP-binding protein gives MTLILGRVNRDGVEDFRYTLRTALETTDFWKEKFSGVDTSDMTLEELAALTERVSIEPHDLYRTAEIWPDYIKKPRVFYTVMRTSGTTGRPKRIPYTRDDRIRTGRQLEPWIREYMDKGDRIASFFPPLPSSSGMFAFGGFESINAKTAYYQVPIQYLLDREMLLREFEDIKPTSIFCLTATAYNLGLTLPESIKNDIQTLVVGGETLTPELAKATLELFPNAVIIDNFGSTEDAVTGYRVITRKKSSEFTFTESIVVLKDNGDGYEQYKRIYITKVMREGELTGLPLFNYDIGDLARVEDGKVRNIIRVKDVITLAGAKLHIDQLMEIVYDHPELLDFVVIYHPLSPENPRPKAIIRVAYGDKKPAGIEDEVRELIYEANNPVRYEVEESKQAELEIEAVPLEKLRADLPKRLGKTKRIYIVGKDL, from the coding sequence GTGACGTTGATATTGGGGAGAGTGAACAGGGACGGTGTGGAGGACTTCAGATACACCCTCCGAACCGCCCTTGAGACGACGGATTTCTGGAAGGAGAAGTTCTCGGGAGTGGATACCTCCGATATGACTCTCGAGGAACTGGCCGCCCTTACGGAGAGGGTGAGCATAGAACCCCACGATCTCTACAGGACCGCGGAGATATGGCCGGACTACATCAAGAAGCCGAGGGTGTTCTACACCGTCATGAGAACCAGCGGGACGACCGGAAGGCCCAAGAGGATACCCTACACCCGGGACGACCGCATAAGGACCGGACGACAGCTCGAACCCTGGATACGAGAGTACATGGACAAGGGCGACAGGATAGCCTCCTTCTTCCCACCCCTTCCATCTTCGTCTGGAATGTTCGCCTTCGGGGGCTTTGAGTCGATAAACGCGAAGACCGCCTACTACCAGGTTCCCATCCAGTACCTCCTCGACAGGGAGATGCTCCTCAGAGAGTTCGAGGACATAAAGCCAACCTCCATCTTCTGCCTCACCGCGACGGCCTACAACCTCGGCCTAACCCTTCCGGAGTCCATAAAGAACGACATCCAGACCCTAGTCGTTGGCGGGGAGACCCTCACCCCCGAGCTTGCGAAGGCCACCCTTGAACTCTTCCCGAACGCCGTCATAATTGACAACTTCGGCTCAACGGAGGACGCGGTAACCGGCTACCGCGTGATAACTAGGAAGAAAAGCTCCGAGTTCACGTTTACAGAGTCCATTGTTGTGCTCAAGGACAACGGGGACGGCTACGAGCAATACAAACGCATCTACATAACGAAAGTCATGCGCGAGGGCGAGCTGACGGGGCTTCCGCTCTTCAACTACGACATAGGAGACCTGGCAAGGGTCGAGGACGGAAAGGTCAGGAACATAATCCGCGTTAAGGACGTCATAACTCTCGCCGGGGCGAAGCTCCACATAGACCAGCTCATGGAGATAGTCTACGACCATCCGGAACTCCTCGACTTCGTGGTTATCTACCACCCGCTCTCCCCGGAGAACCCCAGGCCCAAGGCCATCATCCGCGTTGCCTACGGGGACAAGAAGCCAGCAGGGATAGAGGACGAGGTTAGAGAGCTGATATACGAGGCCAACAACCCGGTCCGCTACGAGGTCGAGGAGTCGAAGCAGGCGGAGCTTGAGATCGAGGCAGTTCCGCTGGAGAAGCTCAGGGCGGATCTGCCGAAGAGGCTTGGCAAGACGAAGAGGATATACATCGTTGGCAAAGACCTCTGA
- a CDS encoding HD domain-containing protein, which translates to MDGKIIHDGIYGSMKITGLILDLVKTPEFQRLRNIRQLGLAYLVYPGANHSRFEHSLGAWNIARRLSQEVGLSEDESMLLQVGALLHDIGHGPFSHTFESIYKHYVKEHDHMRLGQDIILGRINITESENGGRIPEIIESYDFDFTPKDVADLILGKHEKRYLGQMLHGDVDVDQLDYLIRDAHYTGVAHGIIDLERLLKVLKIHDGELVVDEKGIEAVEGMMVARSLMYSRVYFHHTVKIAEGMLTRALEFALEEGHLWDFWRMIDCRVLVELEDLEGLPAEMVRRVKYRELYKAAVLASADELSTEERRELLAAYRNVKRRQEIERNLADAVGAREGEVILEFSIADLMLSEPRLKSTEIDVLLANGEVQPLTKVTPLANALKRRQTPRWAVLIAAPKEYVPKLREVWKRVIFS; encoded by the coding sequence ATGGATGGAAAGATTATTCACGACGGTATCTACGGCAGTATGAAGATAACGGGCCTCATCCTCGACCTCGTCAAAACCCCCGAGTTCCAGAGGCTGAGGAACATAAGACAGCTCGGTCTGGCATACCTCGTCTATCCCGGAGCGAATCACAGCCGTTTCGAGCACTCGCTCGGTGCATGGAACATTGCTCGGAGGCTCTCCCAGGAGGTCGGCCTCAGCGAGGACGAGAGCATGCTCCTTCAGGTTGGGGCGCTCCTCCACGACATCGGCCATGGCCCCTTCAGCCACACCTTCGAGAGCATCTACAAGCACTACGTTAAGGAGCACGACCACATGCGCCTCGGCCAGGACATAATTCTCGGGCGGATAAACATCACCGAGAGCGAGAACGGGGGCAGGATTCCGGAGATAATCGAGAGCTACGACTTCGACTTCACCCCGAAGGACGTTGCCGACCTTATCCTCGGAAAGCACGAGAAGCGTTACCTCGGCCAGATGCTCCACGGCGATGTGGATGTCGACCAGCTGGACTATCTGATAAGGGACGCCCACTACACCGGCGTCGCCCACGGCATAATCGACCTGGAGAGACTTCTAAAGGTGCTCAAAATACACGACGGTGAGCTGGTTGTGGATGAGAAGGGCATCGAGGCCGTGGAGGGCATGATGGTTGCCCGCTCGCTGATGTATTCGAGGGTCTACTTCCACCACACGGTTAAGATAGCCGAGGGCATGCTAACCAGGGCGCTTGAGTTCGCCCTTGAGGAGGGCCACCTGTGGGACTTCTGGAGGATGATAGACTGCCGCGTTCTGGTTGAACTTGAGGACCTCGAAGGTCTCCCGGCGGAGATGGTGAGACGGGTAAAGTACCGCGAGCTGTACAAGGCCGCGGTCCTGGCGAGCGCCGACGAACTGAGCACCGAGGAAAGAAGGGAGCTTCTGGCGGCCTACAGAAACGTGAAGCGCAGGCAGGAGATAGAGAGGAATCTCGCGGACGCAGTTGGCGCCAGGGAGGGTGAGGTCATCCTCGAGTTCAGCATAGCGGACCTCATGCTCAGCGAGCCGAGGCTCAAGTCGACGGAGATAGACGTTCTCCTGGCCAACGGGGAGGTTCAGCCCCTGACGAAGGTCACTCCCCTTGCCAACGCCCTCAAGAGAAGACAGACGCCGAGGTGGGCCGTCCTGATAGCGGCCCCGAAGGAATACGTTCCAAAGCTCAGGGAAGTGTGGAAGAGGGTAATATTCAGCTGA
- a CDS encoding transcriptional regulator — MDRERLIRTVEAILRSTGYKTTRMEFKGSCFDIVASRLFLLLFIKVVTNIDTVTEEQAEDLKRLAKFFKASPLIVGVKTKNTELEEGVVYERFGIYALRPETLYDVLVENELPAIFAERGGFYVRVNGQLLRRLREERGYSINELASLLGVSRKSLINYERGEQAVSLEVAIRLEELFDEPIAEPIDVLNSTVEANLDVTPETPLEREIFDRLKKLGLGVVKVKKAPFNAVSREDEFRILTGIDERKTRSTVKRAEMVAEVSKIVNSDGVFILEKTRTEVVGEIPIIPKESLDEVHDADELIDLIEELKKEIKKQLFG, encoded by the coding sequence ATGGACAGGGAGAGACTCATAAGAACCGTCGAGGCGATACTCCGCAGCACGGGCTACAAGACGACGCGCATGGAGTTTAAAGGCTCGTGCTTTGATATAGTGGCGAGCAGGCTATTCCTGTTGCTGTTCATCAAGGTGGTCACCAACATAGACACGGTTACGGAGGAGCAGGCCGAGGACCTGAAGCGACTCGCCAAGTTCTTCAAGGCCTCTCCCCTGATAGTCGGCGTCAAGACGAAGAACACGGAGCTTGAGGAAGGCGTCGTCTACGAGCGTTTTGGAATCTACGCCCTTCGGCCGGAGACCCTCTACGACGTCCTCGTCGAGAACGAACTGCCTGCTATATTCGCCGAGCGCGGCGGCTTCTACGTGAGGGTGAACGGCCAGCTCCTTAGAAGGCTCCGCGAGGAGAGGGGTTACTCGATAAACGAGCTGGCCAGCCTCCTCGGCGTCTCAAGGAAGAGCCTCATCAACTACGAACGTGGTGAGCAGGCGGTTTCGCTTGAGGTCGCAATACGCCTTGAGGAGCTGTTCGACGAACCGATTGCCGAGCCGATAGACGTCCTCAACTCGACCGTTGAGGCCAACCTGGATGTCACACCCGAAACCCCACTTGAGAGGGAGATATTCGACCGCCTCAAGAAGCTGGGCCTCGGTGTCGTCAAGGTGAAAAAGGCCCCCTTCAACGCCGTCTCCAGGGAGGACGAGTTCAGGATCCTAACGGGGATAGACGAGAGAAAAACCCGCTCAACCGTCAAAAGGGCCGAGATGGTGGCCGAGGTGAGCAAGATAGTCAACTCCGATGGGGTTTTCATACTGGAAAAGACCAGGACGGAGGTCGTCGGGGAGATTCCCATAATTCCCAAAGAGAGCCTCGATGAGGTTCATGACGCCGATGAGCTGATAGACCTTATCGAAGAGCTGAAGAAAGAGATAAAAAAGCAGCTCTTTGGCTGA
- a CDS encoding GNAT family N-acetyltransferase gives MRPIILKGNLVSLGMLLRDDLRQIWLWYNDREVRKYLSFPEEIFFYEDELEWYEALRREKKHEKVFAILENSSRSLVGLIGLHRIDHHNGHAELGYFIGREHWGYGYASEAVKLALEYAFEWLNLRKVYARVYEPNEASVKVLEKNGFTLAGRWRKHQYVPGEGFVDVLMYERFRD, from the coding sequence ATGAGACCGATCATACTAAAGGGCAACCTCGTCTCCCTGGGCATGCTTCTGAGGGACGACCTGAGGCAGATCTGGCTCTGGTACAACGACAGGGAAGTCAGGAAGTACCTCTCGTTCCCGGAGGAGATATTCTTCTACGAGGACGAGCTTGAATGGTACGAGGCCTTGAGGAGGGAAAAGAAGCACGAGAAGGTTTTTGCGATCCTAGAAAACTCCTCGCGCTCCCTGGTGGGGTTGATCGGCCTCCACAGGATCGACCACCACAACGGTCATGCTGAGCTGGGCTACTTCATCGGCAGGGAGCACTGGGGCTACGGCTACGCGAGCGAGGCTGTAAAGCTCGCCCTCGAATACGCCTTCGAGTGGCTCAACCTCAGAAAAGTCTACGCCCGGGTTTATGAGCCAAACGAAGCATCCGTGAAGGTTCTTGAGAAAAACGGCTTCACCCTCGCCGGAAGATGGAGGAAGCACCAGTACGTTCCCGGCGAAGGCTTCGTAGATGTCCTCATGTACGAGAGGTTCAGGGATTAA
- a CDS encoding alpha/beta hydrolase-fold protein yields MRKELAAAIITGIIIGMVFSSGCLGGGGTSRTVSQQSGESHTPSLTEAGTSRSSTTPVTSTSTPATTTIPEGSTTSGTTTATQATSTGTTTTAGTVKVIFIVSVPDYTPENDSIYIAGDFNGWNPGDERYKLRKREDGRWEITLEFPYGKTIEFKFTRGSWETVEKGKNGEEIANRRFAFKESGTYEFTVYHWRDYVEEVGVGEHTITGNVKTFKMTIPQLNRTRRIWVYLPPDYGTSGKRYPVLYMFDGQNLFDRATSFAGEWGVDEALERLYSEKNFSLIVVGIDNGGDKRIDEYAPWVNEEYERGGEGDAMVRFIVETLKPYIDSRYRTEPNETGIMGSSLGGLMAVYAGFAYPETFKYVGAMSSAFWFNPEIYDFVRNATAGPEKIYIDWGTLEGSDPSEMIVTNEKMVEILKEKGYVEGENLLVVEDKGATHNEYYWGRRFPSAVLWLFGG; encoded by the coding sequence ATGAGAAAGGAACTCGCAGCGGCTATTATCACGGGAATAATTATAGGTATGGTGTTCTCTTCGGGATGCCTGGGCGGTGGCGGCACTTCCCGAACGGTGTCCCAGCAGTCCGGGGAGAGCCACACACCCAGCCTCACCGAGGCGGGAACTTCTCGGAGCAGTACCACTCCAGTGACTTCCACGAGCACCCCGGCGACTACCACAATCCCCGAAGGAAGCACAACGAGCGGCACTACCACAGCCACCCAGGCCACCTCCACCGGCACCACAACGACGGCCGGGACGGTCAAAGTCATCTTCATCGTCTCGGTCCCGGACTACACGCCCGAGAACGACTCGATATACATAGCGGGCGACTTCAACGGCTGGAACCCGGGCGACGAGAGGTACAAACTGCGGAAGCGCGAGGACGGAAGGTGGGAGATAACGCTCGAGTTCCCCTACGGGAAAACGATAGAGTTCAAGTTCACGCGCGGCTCGTGGGAGACCGTCGAGAAGGGAAAGAACGGCGAGGAGATAGCCAACAGGCGCTTCGCCTTCAAAGAAAGCGGAACCTACGAGTTCACCGTCTATCACTGGCGCGACTACGTGGAGGAAGTTGGAGTTGGCGAGCACACGATAACCGGCAACGTGAAGACCTTCAAGATGACCATCCCCCAGCTCAACAGAACGAGGAGGATATGGGTGTACCTACCTCCGGATTACGGGACGAGCGGGAAGCGCTACCCTGTCCTCTACATGTTTGACGGCCAGAACCTCTTCGACAGGGCAACTTCCTTCGCCGGCGAGTGGGGCGTTGACGAGGCCCTTGAGAGGCTTTACAGCGAAAAGAACTTCTCATTGATCGTCGTCGGAATCGACAACGGCGGGGACAAGAGAATAGACGAGTACGCTCCCTGGGTGAACGAGGAATATGAAAGGGGCGGCGAGGGAGACGCGATGGTCCGCTTCATCGTCGAGACCCTCAAACCCTACATCGACTCCCGCTACCGCACGGAGCCAAACGAAACGGGGATAATGGGTTCATCGCTCGGGGGTCTGATGGCGGTCTACGCGGGCTTTGCTTACCCAGAGACGTTCAAGTACGTCGGGGCGATGAGTTCAGCGTTCTGGTTCAATCCAGAGATCTACGACTTCGTTAGGAACGCGACCGCTGGGCCGGAGAAAATCTACATCGACTGGGGAACGCTCGAAGGAAGTGACCCAAGCGAGATGATAGTGACGAACGAGAAGATGGTGGAGATACTGAAGGAGAAGGGTTACGTTGAGGGGGAGAACCTGCTGGTCGTGGAAGACAAAGGGGCAACTCACAACGAGTACTACTGGGGCAGACGGTTCCCCAGCGCTGTGCTCTGGCTCTTCGGCGGTTGA
- a CDS encoding AAA family ATPase, producing the protein MVGDMPNKKRAYVDIIKEISEFRGTKKISRELPLKKFNVLIGKNNSGKSTLLEALLLTVGYMFNKGVIRDYSKKLFSEDNRRPLPIEPITGDSILKFLENRHRNLQSLVYGYTGVSKITVSLKMLDTLSIHLFHDGRVQVRLSTPRSQEIMDNVSSQVDVVYFPYDTSFIRTIDRFLETSEVNIVKRKIHTKTAKLVSENIDENFTEIVLKKDGWYLRRDDASYIHIDDVGDGLKKAIRTIMTVELLNPSLILWDDFDTSLHPSMIKMLLKWLAQGEWQVVLATHSIDVLYYLADLNEELDEFDAQLILLKKDQTDTLYHKELNMDELEDILEANLDPRMLVSELKI; encoded by the coding sequence GTGGTGGGAGATATGCCTAACAAAAAAAGAGCATATGTTGATATTATAAAGGAGATATCTGAGTTTAGAGGGACCAAGAAAATATCTCGGGAACTCCCACTAAAGAAGTTCAATGTGCTGATCGGAAAGAACAATTCGGGGAAATCAACTTTGTTAGAGGCCCTTTTATTAACAGTGGGATACATGTTTAATAAAGGTGTCATACGAGATTATTCAAAGAAACTGTTCTCTGAAGATAATAGGAGGCCATTACCAATCGAGCCAATAACAGGTGATTCTATTCTTAAATTCTTAGAAAACCGACACAGGAACTTGCAAAGTCTTGTGTATGGTTATACAGGTGTTTCAAAGATAACAGTTTCATTGAAGATGTTGGATACCCTTTCTATTCACCTATTCCATGATGGAAGAGTCCAAGTTCGTTTGTCCACTCCTAGATCCCAAGAGATAATGGACAACGTTTCATCACAAGTGGACGTGGTATACTTTCCCTATGATACCAGTTTCATTAGGACGATTGACCGATTCCTTGAAACTAGTGAGGTAAACATAGTAAAAAGAAAGATCCACACAAAAACAGCAAAGTTGGTAAGTGAGAATATAGATGAGAACTTCACAGAGATAGTGCTCAAGAAAGATGGATGGTATCTCAGGAGAGACGACGCTTCATACATTCACATAGATGACGTTGGTGACGGACTAAAGAAGGCCATTCGAACCATAATGACCGTCGAATTGCTTAATCCTTCTCTAATACTATGGGATGACTTTGATACATCCCTTCATCCCTCAATGATTAAAATGCTCCTAAAATGGCTCGCCCAGGGTGAGTGGCAAGTGGTTCTAGCAACTCACAGTATTGACGTCCTATATTATTTGGCAGACTTAAATGAGGAACTTGATGAGTTTGATGCCCAGCTTATACTCCTTAAAAAAGACCAAACCGATACCCTGTACCACAAAGAGCTTAACATGGACGAACTTGAAGACATTCTGGAGGCTAACCTCGATCCGAGAATGCTTGTGAGTGAGCTTAAAATCTAA
- the tiaS gene encoding tRNA(Ile2) 2-agmatinylcytidine synthetase TiaS encodes MLIHIGIDDTDSPDGMCTTYLGALLYRELSRIAEPVDLPRLIRLNPNIPYKTRGNGAVVMTFEADEEVISEIKDTVLFYVSQLADFEHENTNPGVVFLEGEVPDELREFSLKALREHVTIEEAEAVARKIGAEYFKFKLGRGVIGSLAAIGYPLEKFTYELLAYREREYWGIPRRVKEESVFLADRWAYPFSYDNVDPYKRSVLITPHGKDPVLVGIRGIDKAKVLQVFEMVEFGEPVAFHQLYKTNQNTDDHLIPKKIGELKLYDSAVVRGKVVGPYWERGRHVFFELEDDTGKIRVAAFEPTKKFRNWVRKLLPGDEIIAAGGVKEHEGILTLNLEKFYPVKLVPKIEYRKPKCPKCGGTMKSKGDYLKCKRCGYRMPKKLIPVEVPRGLEKKIYEVPPDARKHLSRPLVVPGGEDRILEILES; translated from the coding sequence ATGCTCATCCACATCGGGATCGATGACACGGACTCACCGGACGGCATGTGCACGACCTACCTCGGCGCGCTCCTCTACCGCGAGCTTTCGAGGATAGCGGAGCCGGTGGATTTGCCAAGACTAATCCGGCTCAACCCAAACATCCCCTATAAGACGAGGGGCAACGGGGCAGTCGTTATGACCTTCGAGGCGGACGAGGAGGTCATTTCAGAAATCAAGGATACGGTTCTTTTTTACGTCTCTCAGCTCGCGGATTTTGAACACGAGAACACGAACCCCGGCGTGGTCTTCCTTGAGGGGGAGGTTCCGGACGAGCTGAGGGAGTTCTCGCTGAAAGCTTTGAGGGAGCACGTCACGATTGAGGAAGCCGAAGCGGTGGCGCGGAAAATCGGCGCCGAGTACTTCAAGTTCAAGCTTGGGAGGGGAGTTATTGGCTCGCTCGCGGCCATCGGCTATCCCCTTGAGAAGTTCACCTACGAGCTTTTAGCTTACAGGGAGAGGGAGTACTGGGGGATCCCGAGACGAGTAAAGGAGGAGAGCGTCTTTTTGGCCGATAGGTGGGCCTACCCCTTCAGCTATGACAACGTTGACCCTTACAAGAGGAGCGTTCTGATAACCCCCCACGGAAAAGACCCCGTCCTTGTTGGAATCCGGGGGATAGATAAAGCCAAAGTCCTCCAGGTCTTCGAGATGGTCGAGTTCGGGGAGCCGGTAGCTTTCCACCAGCTCTACAAGACCAACCAGAACACCGACGACCACCTCATCCCGAAGAAAATAGGGGAGCTGAAGCTCTACGACAGCGCAGTGGTCAGGGGGAAGGTAGTTGGCCCCTACTGGGAGCGCGGGAGGCACGTCTTCTTCGAGCTTGAGGACGATACCGGGAAGATCCGAGTGGCCGCCTTCGAGCCGACCAAGAAGTTCCGCAACTGGGTGAGAAAGCTCCTGCCGGGGGATGAAATCATTGCCGCCGGTGGAGTCAAGGAGCATGAAGGAATCCTAACGCTCAACCTTGAGAAGTTCTACCCGGTTAAGCTCGTCCCCAAAATCGAGTACAGAAAGCCGAAGTGTCCGAAGTGCGGCGGGACGATGAAGAGCAAGGGCGACTACCTCAAGTGCAAGCGCTGCGGCTACAGGATGCCAAAGAAACTCATTCCGGTTGAGGTGCCGCGCGGGCTGGAGAAGAAAATCTACGAGGTTCCGCCCGATGCAAGGAAGCACCTCTCGCGGCCACTTGTGGTGCCGGGGGGAGAGGATAGGATTTTGGAGATTTTGGAATCATAA
- a CDS encoding nucleotidyltransferase domain-containing protein: MAQLRRDFAEFRKSCMGILLYGSQVSGEATRRSDVDVCLVRPKPGTYERVLEKLGGKYDIKVFEELPLYVQIEIIKNHVVIYGDELELSEYFYLFRKLWRDMEHRIEENRFRSVREKALLRRRAREKAKVPGKA; encoded by the coding sequence ATGGCTCAGCTCCGCAGGGACTTCGCGGAGTTCAGGAAGTCCTGCATGGGAATCCTCCTCTACGGCTCGCAGGTTAGTGGGGAAGCCACACGGAGAAGCGACGTTGACGTGTGCCTCGTCAGGCCGAAGCCCGGAACCTACGAGAGGGTTCTCGAAAAGCTCGGCGGAAAGTATGACATTAAAGTTTTTGAGGAACTCCCCCTCTACGTTCAGATCGAAATTATCAAGAACCATGTGGTAATCTACGGAGACGAGCTTGAGCTGTCGGAGTACTTCTACCTGTTCAGAAAGCTCTGGAGGGACATGGAGCACAGGATTGAGGAAAACCGATTCAGGAGCGTTAGGGAGAAAGCTCTGCTCAGGAGGCGTGCCCGTGAGAAGGCAAAGGTACCTGGAAAAGCTTGA
- a CDS encoding DUF86 domain-containing protein, whose translation MRRQRYLEKLEKFEEEYEFIKGHEMKDEVTQRALLYSLQVCVDVAMDIVAMLTKDLGITVEDDYTNIERLEKKGTLSNEEAGLLRKYNGLRNAIVHKYDRLNMATVEEGLERIDELYEIVLKLVEEYEKLEG comes from the coding sequence GTGAGAAGGCAAAGGTACCTGGAAAAGCTTGAGAAGTTTGAGGAGGAGTACGAGTTTATAAAAGGCCACGAGATGAAGGATGAAGTTACACAGCGGGCCCTTCTTTACTCCCTCCAGGTGTGCGTTGATGTGGCGATGGACATCGTGGCAATGCTCACTAAGGACCTTGGAATAACGGTGGAAGATGACTATACCAATATCGAACGGCTGGAGAAGAAAGGGACTTTGAGCAATGAAGAGGCGGGACTCTTAAGAAAATACAATGGCCTTAGAAACGCGATAGTCCACAAATACGACAGGCTCAACATGGCTACGGTGGAAGAGGGCCTGGAGAGAATAGACGAACTGTACGAGATAGTTCTGAAGCTTGTGGAAGAATATGAAAAGCTTGAGGGTTAG
- a CDS encoding deoxyhypusine synthase, whose amino-acid sequence MTEPKDIVLKESEEVEGIPIEGPWLDNVSSLEEVLDYYERIGFQATHLGRAIEIWKKVEKRRAEGKEVRVFLGYTSNIISSGLRELVAWLVKEGKVDVIVTTAGGIEEDFIKVLKPFILGDWKVNDAEMREKGINRIGNIFVPNDRYIEFEKYMIPFFERVLEIEKERGEPLTASEFIYEMGRYMDEKLGKEKERSIIYWAYKRNVPIFCPAITDGSIGDMLYFFKEERGDRKLLIDIANDIVKLNNLAVTAKETASIILGGSLPKHAIINANLFRGGTDYAIYITTAIPWDGSLSGAPPSEGVSWGKIRAKADYVEIWADATLVFPLLVWKVMKG is encoded by the coding sequence ATGACCGAGCCGAAAGACATAGTCCTTAAGGAGAGCGAAGAGGTTGAGGGGATTCCGATAGAGGGGCCTTGGCTCGACAACGTTTCGAGCCTCGAGGAAGTCCTCGACTACTACGAGCGCATAGGTTTCCAGGCGACACACCTCGGAAGGGCCATCGAAATCTGGAAAAAGGTCGAGAAGAGGCGCGCCGAGGGGAAGGAAGTTAGAGTCTTTCTCGGCTACACATCTAATATCATCTCCTCCGGCCTGCGCGAGCTGGTTGCGTGGCTCGTGAAGGAGGGGAAGGTCGATGTCATAGTAACCACCGCCGGCGGAATCGAGGAGGACTTCATAAAGGTCCTCAAGCCCTTCATCCTCGGCGACTGGAAGGTCAACGACGCGGAGATGCGCGAGAAGGGCATAAACAGGATTGGGAACATCTTCGTACCCAACGACCGCTACATAGAGTTCGAGAAGTACATGATACCTTTCTTCGAGCGCGTTCTGGAGATAGAGAAGGAGCGCGGGGAGCCTCTCACTGCCAGCGAGTTCATCTATGAGATGGGTCGTTACATGGACGAGAAGCTCGGGAAGGAGAAGGAGCGCTCGATAATCTACTGGGCCTACAAGAGGAACGTGCCGATCTTCTGCCCGGCTATCACCGACGGCTCCATCGGCGACATGCTCTACTTCTTCAAGGAGGAGAGGGGCGACAGGAAGCTCCTCATAGACATCGCCAACGACATAGTGAAACTCAACAACCTCGCGGTTACCGCGAAGGAAACAGCCTCAATAATTCTCGGCGGCTCACTGCCGAAGCACGCCATAATCAACGCCAACCTCTTCAGGGGTGGCACCGATTACGCCATCTACATCACAACCGCTATTCCCTGGGACGGCTCGCTGAGCGGCGCGCCGCCGAGCGAGGGAGTAAGCTGGGGTAAGATAAGGGCCAAGGCCGATTACGTCGAGATATGGGCCGATGCGACGCTCGTCTTCCCGCTGCTGGTGTGGAAGGTGATGAAGGGCTAA
- a CDS encoding SDR family oxidoreductase, whose product MSVRIDLEGLGIIVTASSRGIGFNVARELLRRNARVVISSHSRENLQRARGELEKFGEVHAVMADLHDHRDVNNLVKMGWELLGGVDALVWNAPNVSCEPCLLHDTDYEDWIEATKLHTVAPGYLTALLVRRWLKEGTKGRLIYLNSVSVKEPMPPLVLADVTRAGLIQLAKSVSRTYGKKGIRAYSVLLGSFDTPGARENLRKVAEARGDSFEETWEREVLSRTPLHRIGRWGELGSLIAFLLSDEAEYMLGSTVVIDGAMTRGIDI is encoded by the coding sequence ATGAGCGTGAGAATCGACCTCGAAGGGCTTGGGATTATCGTCACGGCATCGTCCAGGGGGATAGGCTTCAACGTCGCCCGGGAACTCCTGAGGAGGAACGCCCGCGTGGTCATAAGCTCCCACAGCAGGGAGAACCTTCAGCGGGCCCGCGGGGAGCTGGAGAAATTTGGAGAGGTTCATGCGGTAATGGCAGACCTCCACGACCACAGGGACGTCAACAACCTCGTTAAGATGGGTTGGGAGCTTCTCGGCGGCGTCGACGCCCTGGTCTGGAATGCCCCGAACGTCTCCTGCGAACCGTGCCTTCTTCACGATACAGATTACGAAGACTGGATCGAGGCGACAAAGCTTCACACGGTCGCCCCCGGCTACCTCACGGCGCTCCTCGTAAGGAGATGGCTCAAAGAGGGGACAAAAGGCAGGCTAATCTACTTAAATTCCGTCTCAGTAAAGGAGCCGATGCCACCCCTGGTTCTGGCGGACGTTACCCGGGCCGGGCTGATACAGCTCGCCAAGAGCGTTTCGAGAACCTACGGAAAGAAGGGAATACGAGCATACTCCGTTCTGCTCGGCAGCTTCGACACTCCAGGGGCAAGGGAGAATCTCAGGAAAGTTGCCGAAGCGCGGGGCGACTCCTTTGAAGAGACCTGGGAGAGGGAGGTCCTTTCAAGGACTCCGCTCCACAGGATCGGGAGATGGGGGGAGTTAGGTTCGCTGATAGCTTTCCTCCTCAGCGACGAGGCTGAATATATGCTCGGCTCCACTGTTGTCATAGACGGCGCAATGACAAGGGGGATAGACATTTAA